Proteins from a single region of Oreochromis niloticus isolate F11D_XX linkage group LG7, O_niloticus_UMD_NMBU, whole genome shotgun sequence:
- the LOC100700707 gene encoding troponin I, fast skeletal muscle, with protein sequence MLGKKVSSSRKHQLKSLMLSIAKGILEEEEREREEAKRRYIAETCPPVSMPRTMQELQDLCKEIHRKIDGIDEERYDLEMKVNKADKEIDDLKIKVQDLMGKFKKPVLKKVRMSADAMLKALLGSKHTVNLDLRANLKQVKKEVKDEDKELRDVGDWRKNIEDKSGMDGRKKMFEAEA encoded by the exons ATGTTAGG GAAAAAAGTGTCATCAAGTCGTAAGCATCAGCTGAAG AGTTTGATGCTATCCATCGCTAAAGGTATActggaggaggaagaaagagagcgagaggagGCAAAGAGGAGGTACATAGCTGAGACCTGTCCTCCTGTGTCCATGCCCAGGACCATGCAGGAGCTGCAG GATCTGTGCAAGGAGATCCACCGCAAGATCGACGGGATCGATGAAGAGCGATACGACCTGGAGATGAAAGTCAACAAAGCCGACAAAGAG ATCGATGACCTGAAGATTAAAGTCCAGGACCTGATGGGCAAGTTTAAGAAGCCCGTGCTGAAGAAAGTACGCATGTCTGCAGACGCCATGCTGAAAGCTCTGCTGGGCTCCAAACACACAGTTAACCTGGACCTGAGGGCCAACCTGAAGCAGGTCAAGAAGGAGGTGAAGGACGAG GACAAAGAGCTCCGTGATGTCGGCGACTGGCGCAAAAACATTGAAGACAAATCCGGCATGGACGGGAGGAAGAAGATGTTTGAGGCTGAGGCCTAA